One genomic window of Quercus lobata isolate SW786 chromosome 9, ValleyOak3.0 Primary Assembly, whole genome shotgun sequence includes the following:
- the LOC115959165 gene encoding probable disease resistance protein At5g66900 — MFGEVFKVLHDTVKNVGSKVLMFKSFFKNFEFNLDLLAPVVEEINEKLDCPEQETHSLIKKMKAAKQLIHICSEIRESNKLYHIVAKKLIESDEAIVRFCKVHMQAQNRGDILQILEQCKPTREEMKLPILKIDLLSCSVPSPPDFTVGLDVPLKELKTQLLKEKEQQLLLTAPGGFGKTALVKMLGHDQEIKGKFEDNIFFVPVSKTLNLMVIVQSLCHNICYQEPEFLSDEDAINKLQELLTQIGSSPILLILDDVWSGSEFRLEKLMIHVPNFNILVTSRTSFPGFSFTYNLKPLNDEDATTLLRHSASLQDGSSHIPVVVINKIVRGSSGFPLALRVNGRSLCGKPVEAWYSRARKFSNGHSIFNYSSDLLECLQRSLEFSDHEAIFKECFMDLGSFHEDQRIPVLALVDMWAELYKLDEDGFDAITNLYELTTQNLANLVMIRKDAGEIKNYYNEDYVTQHDLLRELAIFESCQGPEGQRQRLIMDIRGNSLPSWCTEQDQQPINARLLSISTDESFLSTWCNIQAPKVEVLVLNFQTKNYSLPEFVDKMDNLKVLIITNYGFFPTELRNFQLLKSLSNLKTIRLEKVSIPSLCKAPVLLKSLKKISLFMCNIGQAFENCTVQVSDALPNLMEINIDYCNDLVELPAVLCDVILLKKLIITNCHQLSSLPKGIGKLVNLEVLRLRSCTDLSELPESIKSLNKLRLLDISDCLGIRHLPKDIGELCNLKELHMKGCLSLRKGLPPSTTNLEQLKLVICDEERAKFWEPFKEVLTNLEVKVAEKDITLTWLLKP, encoded by the exons ATGTTTGGAGAAGTATTTAAGGTGTTGCATGACACAGTTAAGAATGTGGGAAGCAAAGTCCTCATgttcaaatctttttttaaaaactttgaaTTCAATTTAGATCTTTTAGCACCTGTGGTTGAAGAGATAAACGAAAAACTTGACTGCCCAGAACAAGAAACACACAGCTTGATCAAAAAAATGAAGGCTGCCAAACAGCTCATTCACATTTGCTCAGAAATCCGAGAGTCGAACAAACTTTACCACATTGTTGCCAAGAAACTAATCGAGTCGGATGAGGCCATTGTGAGGTTCTGTAAGGTTCATATGCAAGCACAGAATAGAGGGGATATTTTGCAGATTTTGGAGCAGTGTAAACCTACTCGGGAGGAAATGAAGTTGCCCATCTTGAAGATAGATTTGTTGTCATGCTCAGTTCCTAGCCCCCCGGATTTTACTGTTGGGCTGGATGTGCCTTTGAAAGAGTTAAAGACTCAGCTGTTGAAGGAGAAGGAGCAGCAACTTCTACTGACTGCTCCTGGAGGATTTGGAAAGACTGCATTGGTGAAAATGCTTGGTCATGACCAGGAAATTAAag GCAAATTTGaggacaatattttttttgtcccCGTTTCTAAAACTCTCAACCTGATGGTCATTGTGCAAAGCCTATGTCATAATATATGTTATCAGGAGCCTGAGTTCCTAAGTGATGAAGATGCAATTAACAAGCTGCAGGAACTGTTGACACAAATTGGATCCAGTCCTATATTATTGATCTTGGATGATGTGTGGTCAGGATCTGAATTTCGGCTTGAGAAGTTAATGATACATGTGCCAAATTTCAATATTCTGGTGACTTCAAGAACTTCATTTCCAGGATTTAGTTTTACGTATAACTTAAAGCCATTAAATGATGAAGATGCAACGACTCTGCTTCGTCACTCTGCATCACTGCAAGATGGGAGTTCTCACATTCCAGTTGTAGTTATCAACAAG ATAGTGAGAGGCTCTAGCGGGTTCCCACTAGCCCTCAGAGTGAATGGCAGATCACTCTGTGGGAAGCCTGTAGAGGCTTGGTACAGTAGAGCTAGGAAATTTTCTAACGGTCATTCTATTTTCAATTATAGTTCTGATCTGCTTGAATGTCTCCAAAGAAGCCTAGAATTTTCCGATCATGAAGCAATTTTCAAAGAGTGTTTCATGGATCTTGGTTCATTTCATGAAGACCAAAGGATACCTGTTCTTGCCCTCGTTGATATGTGGGCAGAATTATATAAACTTGATGAAGATGGCTTTGATGCCATTACCAATTTATATGAACTCACCACCCAGAATTTGGCTAATCTTGTGATGATAAG GAAAGACGCAGGTGAGatcaaaaattattataatgaaGACTATGTCACACAGCATGATCTTCTTAGAGAGCTTGCTATATTTGAAAGCTGCCAGGGGCCAGAAGGACAAAGGCAAAGATTGATTATGGACATAAGGGGAAACTCTCTACCAAGTTGGTGCACAGAACAGGATCAGCAACCCATCAATGCCCGCTTGTTATCAATCTCAACTG ATGAATCGTTCTTGTCAACTTGGTGCAACATTCAAGCACCCAAAGTCGAGGTTCTAGTTCTGAACTTCCAGACAAAGAATTACAGCTTACCTGAGTTTGTGGATAAAATGGATAATCTCAAGGTTTTGATAATCACCAATTATGGTTTCTTTCCCACTGAATTAAGAAATTTTCAACTGCTCAAGTCTCTATCCAATTTAAAGACAATCAGATTGGAAAAGGTTTCAATCCCTTCCCTTTGCAAGGCCCCTGTATTGTTGAAGAGTTTGAAGAAAATATCCTTGTTCATGTGTAATATTGGTCAGGCTTTTGAGAATTGTACTGTCCAAGTTTCAGATGCATTGCCAAATCTGATGGAGATAAACATTGACTATTGCAATGATCTTGTGGAATTGCCTGCAGTGCTATGTGATGTTATCCTCCTAAAAAAACTCATTATCACTAATTGTCATCAGCTGTCTTCACTTCCCAAAGGAATTGGAAAGCTAGTGAATTTAGAAGTTCTCAGGCTTAGGTCCTGTACTGATTTATCTGAGTTGCCAGAATCAATCAAAAGCCTCAATAAGTTAAGACTTCTTGACATATCCGATTGCCTAGGCATTAGACACTTGCCAAAAGACATTGGTGAGTTATGTAATTTAAAAGAGCTCCACATGAAAGGGTGCTTGAGCTTGCGTAAAGGGTTGCCACCATCAACTACAAATCTTGAGCAATTGAAGCTTGTGATATGTGATGAAGAGAGGGCCAAGTTCTGGGAGCCTTTCAAGGAAGTTCTCACCAATCTAGAGGTCAAGGTGGCTGAAAAAGATATAACCTTGACTTGGCTTCTCAAACCATGA
- the LOC115961061 gene encoding TMV resistance protein N-like, whose product MHCPFRNQDVADMEAAEQLIIVENKNQRKKLEATESRPNRTEAIEIQFSTNKLVSKFPMVSTSSERPSSSYSTPIQQYDDFISFRGEDTRNTFTDHLYEALERAHFVVFRDDKSIQPGEYISSALIEAIEGSQYAIVVLSENYATSKWCLDKLVKIVECKNKTGQTVLPVFYNVKPSNVRKQTGPFAIDIAHGTSVNDERIQKWRDALRLVANIAGWDMDLR is encoded by the exons ATGCACTGTCCATTCAGGAATCAGGATGTGGCAGATATGGAGGCTGCTGAGCAGCTCATTATAGTTGAGAACAAAAATCAACGGAAA AAATTGGAAGCAACCGAAAGCCGGCCGAACCGAACCGAAGCGATTGAAATCCA ATTTTCCACAAACAAGCTTGTTAGTAAGTTTCCAATGGTTTCCACTAGCTCTGAAAGACCCTCTTCATCATATTCAACACCTATACAGCAATACGATGATTTTATCAGTTTTCGGGGTGAAGACACCCGCAATACCTTTACAGACCATTTATATGAGGCATTGGAACGGGCGCACTTTGTTGTATTTAGAGACGACAAAAGTATCCAACCAGGAGAATATATTTCTTCAGCGCTCATTGAGGCAATAGAAGGGTCCCAGTATGCAATCGTTGTTTTATCAGAAAATTATGCTACTTCCAAGTGGTGTTTGGATAAACTTGTCAAAATTGTTGAATGCAAAAATAAGACGGGACAAACAGTGTTGCCGGTCTTTTACAATGTAAAACCCTCTAATGTACGCAAACAGACTGGGCCATTTGCAATTGATATTGCTCATGGAACCAGCGTCAACGATGAGAGGATACAGAAGTGGAGGGATGCATTGAGACTAGTGGCCAATATAGCCGGATGGGATATGGACCTAAGGTAA